The genomic stretch ACGGCCTACCGCTGCACCCGCACGGCCGTACCGGCCGAACCGGCCGCAACCTCGCCGCATGGGGAGAGAACGCGGCCGCCGACCCGATCGTCATCGCGGGGACCGGCCCCCAGCGCCACGTGCTGCTGATCACCCGCGATGACATCCTCGCGGAGGCGATCCCCGGCGGGATGGTCGACGCCGGCGAGACCGCCCCCGAAGCCCTCGTCCGCGAACTCCGCGAGGAGACCGGAGTAGACCTGGCCGGCCACCACCCGATCATCCTCAGCCGCGGCGTCGTGAACGACTGGCGTAACACCGACCGCGCCTGGGTCGCGTCCACCAGCGCGCTCTACCAACTGCCCACCACCGTCACCGCCATCGGATCCGACGACGCCCTCGAAGCCAACTGGTGGCCCGCCGGCAGCCTCACCCAGCTCACCACCGCGATCACCGCCGCCGGACGCACCCTCTACACCGCCCACCTACCCCTGCTCCAACGCGCCCTCGACCACCTCGACGCCACCGGCGACCACCCTCGCCCCGAGCGCACACCCGAAGGCAGCCGATGAGCAACACCGGCACCGGCTCGCGCGACAACCCCGTCGAGACGACTCCTGACACCGTTCCCACGGGCTGTTCCTGGTTCCTCGACCCGGACGGCACCCTCTGCCTCTCCCCCGGCTGCATGGCCCGCGTCCAGGACCCCGAGGCGGAATGCCTGTGCGACACCCTCACCACCCAGCACGCCCGACTGAAACGCCGGATGCGAGAGCTGAAGGGCCGCCAGAAGTACGCGGACAACTGGTGGCACGCCCTCACCGCGGCCGTCGCCGCGCACCCCGACCAGAACGCCATCCTCGCCGACACCCGGCGTCGCGCCGGCCGCTGATCCACCCCGAAAACGCAAGGCGCCCGGGGCCGTTGCTGAAGACAGCGGCCCCGGGCTCTCCAACCCGTGCACGAGACGAGAAGGAAGAACCAGTATGACTGCCGCCCTGTTACCGCGTAAGGCTCTCCGCATCACGGCCATGGCCCTTCCTCTGGCCGGATGGACTCTGCACAGCACCGTCCTGCACCACCGCCTCACCCAGGCCAACCGAGACCCCCTCACCACCGCCTGGCGCCGCGAAGCATTCACCACCCGCGCGCAACGCCTCCTGGACCGCCACCCCGGCGACGTCGCCCTGGTCCTCGCAGACGCCGACGACTTCAAGCAGATCAACGACAACTACGGGCACTCGGCGGGCGATGCCGCGCTCGCCGCGATTGGCGCCCGGCTGACCGACTGGGCCGGACCGCGCGGCGTCGTCGGCAGGCTCGGCGGCGACGAGTTCGCCGTCCTCACCCGCATCGAGCCCCGCCACCAGGACCTGCGCCTGGAGCACCTCACCCACCTCATGTCGCGCCCGTTCCAGCACGACGACGGGCTGCTGCCCCTGGCCGTCTCGCTGGGCGCCGCCACCCCCGCAGCCGTCAAAGCCACCGACCTGCGAACCCTGATGCGCGCGGCCGACGCCGCCATGTACGAGGGCAAGCACACCGGCCGCATCGTCCACGCCCGCCCCGACCACGCCGCCGCACCGTCCGTCAACGGCCGTCGCTCCGGCCGGCCCGGCACCGCCCTGCGGGGGCGAGCGGCATGACCACCCCCTCGAAGCCGACGCTCGACGAGGTCCGCGGCATCAGCATCCGGCAGCCCTACGCGGCCTGCATCCTGGCCGGCGCCAAGACCGTTGAGAACCGGTCCGCCCGCTGGAGGACCGGCTGGGTCCTGCTCCACACCAGCAAGACCATCGACCGCCCCGCCCTCCGCGACCCCCTGGTCGCCCGCACGGTCCGCGACCGCGAGCTGGTCACCGGTGCCGTCGTCGGCGTTGCCCGAATCGTCGACTGCCACCAGGACCCCGAAGGCACGCCGCCCTGTTCCGCTTGGGCTCACCCCGGGGCCTGGCACGTGGTGCTCGACGACGTCCAGGAGCTCGCCCTGCCGATCCCGGCACGCGGACAGCTCGGACCCTGGCGCCCCACGGAGGATCTCGTCGACCAGGTCCTCCAGCAGCTGCCGCACCTGCGGCCGTGAGCCGTACCCGCTCCAAGCAGCCGTCGTGGGAGCCGGGCCGGATCCCGCTCCCCGGCGGCCTGCTCGACTGGCGTGACGGCCGGCACTACGACCACCGCGCCCTGCCCTGCACCCTGTGCAACGGCCTTACACCGCTGCGCTCCCACGCGGACGAGCCCGTTCACAAGACCTGCGCCGAGGCCTGGATCGCCGCCAACCCGGCCGAGGCCCGCACCGGCCGGTTCGCCTCGGACACCCAGGCGGCCGGACGCCGCCACAGCACCGACCACGCCTGACCTCTCTGTCTCGCTCCAGCATGGAGGCTTCTCATGCCCGGTTCCCGCTCCGCTGCCACTCAGCCGGCCACCCCGGCCGACGACCGGATCCCCTTTCCCACCTCGGATCAGCCCCTGAGCTGCCGCACCGACCCGGCACTCTTCGCCATCGAGGACGTCGACACGGCCGAGGACCCGCGCGCCCGGGAAAAGGCCCTGGCACACGCCCGGCGCGCCTGCTCCGCCTGCCCAGTCGTCACCGACTGCCTGAAGTGGGCCCTGGCCAACCCGGATTTGACCCCGACCGGCGTGTGGGCAGCGACCACCAAGCGCGCACGCACCCGGCTCCGCAACCAACTCGCTGCCCGGCTCGGCCCCGACTGGGTCGGCGTCCTCGCCGAGCGGGACCGCCGCCGGCGCGAACGACAGCACGCCGCCCGCCTCGCCCCGCCGGCCGTCCGCGACCAGGCCCTGGCCCGGCTGGAGCTGGAGCTAATCCCGACCCGGCCCGAGCCGTACGAGCCGTGGTGCGAGCCGATGACCCCGGCCCGCCAGGCACAGAACCGCGCAGTTCTCCAGGCCGCGCTGACCACGCCGGTGGCCGCGTGATGTTCGCCGACTGGCAGCAGGCCCTCGACGCCGAGGGCCTGCCCCTGAACCCCAACACCGACGACCAGCGAGCCGCCGCCACACGCACCATCGCCCGCCACGCGACCAGCAACGAGGATCTCGTCCTCCTCCTGAACATGACCGGCCTGCCCAGCGACGACGACAACCTCACCGCCCTGCTCCCCCTCATTCCCGACACCGGAGACGCACCCGCCATGACACATCCCACCTCTCCCCCCGCACCGTCCGCGCGCGATGCCGCCGTCCGCCACACCAGCGGCACGACCGCACAGACCAGCCGCGAGGCAAGCGGGCTGAGCGATGCTCGCCTCCGCGACGTCATCCTCGACCAGCCCCGTACGCACCTCACCCCGCCCGCAGCCGAGACCATCGACGTGGAACAGCTGCTCGCCTGGGCCGCTTCACACCCGGCCGCCTCCGTACGCCGCCGGGCCGCCCGCATCACCGCCGACCTGACCGACCTGACCGGACGGCACCACCAAGAGGCCGCGCAACGTGAAGCCGAAGCGCAGGTGGCCAAGGCCAAGGCCGAACTGGAGAAGGCACAGGCGGTACTGCACACGCTGAAGACCGGCCCCCGCGCGACCACGACGCCCACGACCTCCCCGACGTCGTCGCACCGCTCCGGCCTGGGCAGCGGCCGCACCAGGGAGGAGCTCGCCGCGATCAGGAAGTGGGCGCGCGCGAACGGCTACAAGGTCGCCGACGCCGGCATGGTGCCCAAGACCGTGGTGGAGGCATACGACGCCGCCCACCGGACGCCGACCCGCGAGGAGAGCTGACCATGCCCCCCCCACTGATGCGATAGCCCTCGTCGGCTTCATGGACGAAGAGGCCGAGCCCGACGAGCAACACGAGTCGCGGGTACGGTTTCGCCTCATCGTCTCCCCGACCGACTCCCTGGTGGACGAGACGATCCTGCCGTGCGCGGTCACCGACCCGCAGATGGCGCACGCGGTCATGCACGACCTGGTCCCCGGCGACAAGCTCCGCATCACCGGAGACCTGCGGCTCCCCCGCACACCGAACGAGCCCATGTGGCTGGCCGTCCGTACGCTCGCCGTCCTGGAGATCGCGCCCCGGCTGACCGACCCGGGCGCTGTGTCCACCGTCGTCATCGAGCGATACGGGCCGTATCTCTGCTGGCTCGACTCGGAGAACTCCGGTGAGGTCCCGGTATGGACCGAGGCCGGCGTCTGGGTCGGCACAGCAGTCGACCCGAGCGCGCTCGGCGACCTGATCAACACATTCGAGCAGCGCCAGGCCACCGGCGAGTAGGACCGCCGTCAGGCTCGACACGGAGCCAACCTGCGACTCCGATCACGAAGCAGCGGCCTTGCCGCCCAGACACCGAGTCTGGGCGGCAAGGCCGCTGTTCTGCGTTCGGAGGATGGGAGGCAGAGCACGGCCGGGGTAGCCGAGACCCCCCACTGGCTACCGACCCCGTCGCAGCTGTCCCGTCTCAGGGAACTGAGTCGGAGCCGATCCGTCTCAACGAACCCAGTCGTCGCAGGCCGGAGGCCGGCACGCGCTCGCCCGGTCTCTACAGGGCCGTCTCAGCGAAGTTAGTCGCCCCAGGTCGGGGGCCTGTCGTCGACTGGGTTCGTTGAGACGGGACACCGCTGTCCGCATACGAGTGGAGTCCACTCATCCAGGCAGCGTGTCGATAGCTCCCAATCGGCCGATGTGGTCTACTCCCGGGCTGTGGGGCCTGCGGCCTCCATGCCACGCGCCCGACCCGACATCGAGCACTACGTGGAGAAGCCAACACGGCCGGCACCGCATCATGGACAAACCTTCCTCGTGGCTCCCTGCCGCAAGCTGTGTCGGGACAGCTCCGCGGCACCGAAAGGGCCCGAGCTATGAAGACCACCGCCATCGCACGCCGCGCCGAACTGCTGCGCCTCTACACCGGGCTCCCCTGGCAATCCGCTCTCCGGCGGGTCATGGCAGCCCCACCCGGCGCCCCGCTGATTCAGCAGCCGAAGACGGATCAACTCCTCCTCGAAGCACAAGTCATGCGCGCGCTGGCCTGGCGTCACATCAGCACGATTCACCCCTGGGGCATTGAGTACGTCGACCCACGCCCCGATCAACTTCGGATTCGCTTCGGTCCGGACCCGGCCGCGCGGCGCTACCACGAAGAGACTCAGGTGCTGGACCTGGCGGAAGTACTGCTGCCGCGGACGGACGGGCACGGCGATGTCATGGGAATCCCTGGAGTCCGACCCCACGTGGAGGACGGCCTGGTCGTACTGCGCATGCTGGGTACCTCCGCGTCCGTCACCCTGCTGGGTCTGGACGCGAACGAGTGGATGAAGGCAGTCAGATACCAGGACCTGCGCTTGGCTGCACTTGGCATGACGTCATGTCACCGCGCTCTCCCGGATCAACGACACCCCGCCGAGAGTCGATCTCGGACCGCTGCACGGCGAGGACGGGGGGCAATGACAGAGGCATCAGCCTGGATGGCAAGCGGGCTCCTGCGCAGAGTCGGATTGATTCGCACCCTTGGCATCCCGCTGGCCGTAACCGGTTGGATCGGCGATCTAGAGCGAGCCGGCGGTGAACACTGGATCATCGATCCAACTTTCGCGGAGGGCCAGAACCGCACCGGTCATCGCCGGCTCATGGCACTGCTCTCGGCGCCCGGCTGGGGGATGCCGCTGACCACCAGGGAGGAGCACTGCAACTGCCACCTCCCACCCGGTTTCAGCGACCAATGCACGATCTTCGCAACTGGGTCGGCCGAGTGGCCGGGCAGGCTGCAGGTACGCGCGATCCATCGCCGCGGTGAGCGCCTGTCACAGATTCAAGAAGACAGCCCTGCGCTCTACGCCGCGCAGCGACTGCTGCACCGGGCGGTGCCTCCATGGGTCGACCGCTGGGTGGAACGGGAAAGCTCTGGCGTCTCGGGCGTAGCCGCGCTTACAGGGCCCGCCCCTACTGCGTGAGCCCCAGACTCAGCGGATGCCGTGGCAACCGCATCACCACGCCCCCCGCGGGGCCCGGCCGAGCACCGTCGGAGGGGCCCCGCCCATGGAGAACACAATGCCGTACCCCATTGGCCCCACCCCGTGGCGCGTGATCTACAAGCCAACCGAGCGCCGCCGCGAACCCGCCCGTACCCACCCCTGCGCCCTCGCCCGCGAAGGCGACCGCTGCACCCCGAGCACCCTGGCCGCCGTGAACACCATGGTCTGGGACCACTGCCACACTCACGGCTTCATTCGCGGACCCCTCTGCACCCAGCACAACCTCCGCATGCACCGGTACGACACCGGCTGGCCCCACAACGCCCACGACCCCGACTTCATCGACTACGCGCGCCGCTGCGCCGGCTGCTCCGGCCCCTGGTAGCAGCGCTCAGCCGCCGCTCTGCCCCTCCTCCGGCTTCAACACACCGTCGCGGCCCAGGACCCAGGTCACACCTGCGGCGTCCGTGAACCAGGCCACAGGGCGGTTGTTGTCCACAGTGGTCTCGTTCCAGCGAGGAGACTCGAAGACCACCTGCCGCCCTGGGCCAATGACGTCCACAGGCACGCCCCGACGTCCCTGGTCAGGCAGGCGCCGATCGCCAACGTCAACTGCGCTCACGGCGTTGTACGTATCCCCGAAGCGGACCAAAACATCCGTCACCACGTCATCGCTGCCATTGGTCACCTCCACCACCCACCGGTCGTACCCGATGGCATTTCCGTCCCGGTCGCGGTCAATGAAGCCGCCAGTTCGGTACGTCATGGTGACCCGCTTCGCCTGGGCCCATTTCCGGTCCTCCGCAGCGGCCCGCAGCTCTGCCCGCTCCAGGGACAGGGTCGCCGATTGCTCCCCGATGAACACCCGCTGCTCCTGAATCTGTTGCCGTTGGCTCCTGATCGTCAGGTAGGCGAACCAGGCCGCGCCTCCCGCGAATACCGCGGCTATCCATGTCGGGGCATCGCCCCAGTTCACTGAACTCACGACGGCACGCTAAGCGCCCCATACACCCCCTGTCTCAACTGCTTGCGTTCCGACGGCTTCGTCTGCATCATTGGCCCGTCCGGCAAGCCCGGACGCATGAGCCGCTTCGGTCAGAGCGCCGAAGCTCTAGAGGTCCATCGAGCAGGCGCGGTACCCCTGCCGACCGGCCGAGACTAAGCCCCAGCATCGAGCCCACCGTGGGGCCGCTGGGGCTCTTCCACGTCACAGACCGACCAAACCGCCCCACACCCCTGCCACACAGCAGATGATGTCCCCCTCACCAGCACGTCCCAGGGGGGACCATGAACACCCGCACCACCGCCGCCCTCGCGGCCGGCCTGCTCCTCGCAGCCCTCACCGCATGCGGGGGAGGCGACGACGACAAGCCCACCGCCGCCCCCACCACTGAGACCAAGACCGCGCCGTCACCCTCCGCTCCGGCCCCCGAACCCACGCCCACCGCCATGGCCCTCGGCGATGTCCTCCACTGGGAAGACGTCGCCAACGACATCTCCGGCACCAGCTCGGTCCTCAGCTACAAGCAAGGCGTCAAGAGCGCCGGCGATGCTGACGACGAGGTCGGCGCCGCCGGATACGAGTGGGCCGCCCTTGAACTCAAGGTGTGCAGCAGCAAGGGCACCTTCCCCACCTCGTCCTCGCCCTGGGTCCTCGCCTACGACGACGGCGGCCGCGTCGAAGCGTCCAGCAGCATTTACGACGACTTTCCCCGCCCCCACTACCCGGTCGAGGCCACCCTCACCGCCGGCAAGTGCATCCGCGGCTACGTCGTCTACCCAGTCCCCGACGACGACCGACCCGCCTCCGTGATCTACACCTACGGCAACCCCGTCACCACAGCCGAGTGGACCGTACCCACGAAGTAACCGCAGGAAGTGGCGCCCGGGTCGGCAACAGGCGCCCCTACCGCCGCCTTATCGCCACCATCTGCGCAATGCGCCGGCTCTGCTGGCTCTGCGGCGGCGACATCCCACCCGACCTCGGCACCTGACACCCGCTGTCGTTCACGCTCGACTGCGTGCGATTCCAAAACCAGGCGATGACCCCCATCGGCACGGCTGCGGAGCGGTAGACACCCAGAAAACCAAGGAAGGGATCGAGCGCGTCGGCTTCTAGATGGTCCCGTCGCCTTCGGCTGCTGCAGGGGCCATGATGTGCGGCGCTCCGGACTTCCGTCTGCCGCTCGCTGTTGGCAGGGCCCGGATGGCTCTTTGTTGTCCGCGGACAACAAAGCAGCCGCCCCCTCTGCCCGGGTGACCCGTCTGTCCCGTCTCAACGAACCCAGTCGACGACAGGCCCCCGACCTGGGGCGACTAACTTCGCTGAGACGGCCCTGTAGAGACGGGACGAGCGCGTGCTGACCCCCGGCCTGCGACGCCTGGGTTCGTTGAGACGGATCGGCTCCGACTCGGTTCCCTGAGACGGGACAGCCAACGGGAGCCGCCCTTGGGCTCTGTGCCAGCAGCGAGCAACTTGTTGTCCGCGGACAACAAGTTTCAGCAAGCGTTCACGAACCTTCTGGATCCGAAGGCACCCCAGTCCTGTCTCAACGAACCGAGTCGACGACGATTCGTTTCAACGAACCCAGTCGACGCAGGCCGGTGGGAGGGGATTTCGAGCGCGCTCCGTGCACTGGTGTCTCAACGAAGTCAGTCGCTCCGGGTCAGCAGATCGCCATCGACTGACTTCGTTGAGACAGGACATCTGTCGCAGTGAAGTCAGTCGTGCGGGTGATCGCATTGGGGGTGCTGAGAGGCTGCACGTTCGTGATCGAGACGAGACGTATGCGTCGATACTGCGCGGGACTAGTGCGTCTTAAGATGCGGCGCATGATGACGACTCGCCGGGCGTACGGCCCGCTGATGGCGCTGATAGGTGCCGTAGTGGGTTCAGCTTTGACGCTTGCCGGGGCTGTGCTGGTGATGCCAGCGAAGGGGGAGCGGGGCGATCCTGGGCCGCAAGGGGCGGTTGGGGCGCAGGGGCAGCCGGGGCCAGCGGGGAACCTTTCGGGCCTCAGCGGAACCACGGTTCTGACGCAGTCCAGTACCTGCCCGCAGGGCATGAACAGCCTGTCGCCAATCGTGTACATGAAGGACAACTACGGGGACACCCAGATGTTCCACACCTGCATCATCCGTTAGCAGGACGCTGATAGTCCTCAAGCTTCCTTGCCCGCATCCCGTGCAGGAACGCCAATAGCGTGGCCAACCATCACCCAGCAGAGCCGTGACGTCGACGGAGTCGGGTAGTGCTTGCTCTTGGGGCACGCCGACTGCCCGAGAACCGTCTCATGCAACTTAGTCCGCGCAGGTCAGCGCGAGGCGGGCGACTATCTTCGTTGAGACAGGACAACCCCATCCGCAGGTAGATCAGCACGGAGAACGAAGGCCCGGCTCTCTCCGAGAGCCGGGCCTTCGCTGTTTCAAGAGTCGAGTTCTAGTCTGCGGTCACCTTGGCCGGGGCTCGGCGCCCGTCGGCCATCCTGTTGAGGATGTCTACCAAGATCAGGAACTGGGAGTCGTCCATCCGGTCGTGGAGGAACTGAGCTGCCTGAACGGCGTTGTCGTAGGGGAACCTGACCCCGGTGACGACCCCCTGTGACGGCTCTGGGCGTACCTGTCCCTCACGAGGTTCAGGGACACCGTCTGACTTGGCAATAGTCGGCGGGGGAGGTGTCTCCAGTTCCGTCGACCTGTTTGTGGTGTCGTCCTGGGATGTCGAGGCAGTCTTGTTGTTGTCCGCGGACAACAACAAGGAGTCAGTGCTCGCCTCCACCTCCTCCTCCGATGCGGGCGCCGCTGCTGGGACCTCCGCACCGGCCGAAGGCGGGATGTTGTCCGCGGACAACGTTTCCACCGGCCGATCCTGAGCCAAAACCTCACGACCCGCTGCAAGCAGTCGCTGCTCCTCCTGCTTCCGCTGTTCCGCCGCCTCCTTGGCTTTGGAGAGGTGATCGAGGAGCTGCGCGGCACCCTGGCTCGGGTCTTCCTTGAGGGTCCGCGCCAAGGCGCGGCCGTCGCGCTCCGAGACTTCGCCAGCACTGAGCAGCACTTGAATCTCCGCCGGCAGGGTCAACAGAGCGAGCTGATTGGTCACCCAAGACCGATCCTTGCCAAGGCGTTTGGCGGCACGAATGCGCGAGCCCCGCTCGCCGCCGTCCTCGGCGCAGATGTTGACAAGCTGCTCCACCCCGCGGGCACGCTCTATGACGTCAAAGTCCTCACGGTCGAGGTTCTCGGCCAGAAGATGGTCGACGAAGTCCTCGCGAGTCGCGGCGAGATCATCTCGTACCACGAAGTCGAGTTTGTCGAGCCCGACATGGACGGCGCTACGGAAGCGGCGCTCACCATTGACGAGAACGTAAAGCGCGCTGCTGCCGATCTGGCTCTCGTGATCAGGCCACAGCTTCAGGTAGGCAGTGCGAGTGACGGCGACACAGGCGGCGAGCTGAGCCTCCCGAAGCTCCTCACCGAAGCGCGTCATCTCCTCTGTGGAGCCGAAGTTCCGCCGAGGGTTGAGGGGAGTGGCAGCGACCTGATCGAGAGGAAGCCGGACCAGCTCGTACGCCGGAATTGAGCCCTCGGTCAGAGCCTTTGCCCGGCCACGCTCGCTGCGGCTGCGTGCGCGGCCGAACGACGAGCTCTCACCAACCTTGTCCTTGATGCTCATCCCTGGATCCTCCGAGCGATCGAGCGGAGAACGTTTGCCTGCTCGCAGTCCGGCTCGTAGGCGAGCAAGGGCTCCTTGCGGCGAACCGCCTCCCGCTGCTCCTTGAGTTCAGGGACGATGCCGAGCACGGGCTCGTTCATGGCCTGCCAGGATTCGAGAGAGGACGTCGCGATGTAGCCATTGCGTGCGTCGTAGAGGTTGACGACGAAGCCGAGGGTCTGAATCTCGATCTTCAGGTCCTCGCAGAGGTCATCGATCTGCTCTTCGAGCATGTCGTACGCATCACCGGAGGTGTCCTCTGCCTGTACCGGAATCACGATGCCGGACTGGCTCGACTCCTCACCCTCACGGGTACGCCCGTAATAGAGCGCGGTGTCCATCGTGTAGCCGAGGCTCGGAGGGCAGTCGACGATGACGTAGTCGAAGTCCTGCTCCAACGCTTCAAGTACACGCTCAAGGGCTGTTTCCTTGATCCGTACCGCGCGGGTTGTGGCGAGCTTGGCGTCCAGTAGGAATGCGTCCTTGCACGCGGGCAGGAGCCAGAGGCGGTCCTCAAAGTCTCCACCCTTTATGGGGACGAGCAGAGCTCGAAGATCACCTTCGGCTTCGTCCAGCATGTGCTTCGCCAGGCTGGCTGCCCCGATCTCGAGCATGGCGTAGCCGAGCTGTCGAGTCAGGTGACCTTGTGGATCGAAGTCGATGAGCAGCGTGCGCTTGTTGGTCTCAGCCAGGGCCTGAGCCACACCGGCCGACACCGACGTCTTACCCACGCCGCCCTTCTGGTTTCCGAACACGACACGTCGGGCGCCCGTTGTCCGCAGAGGAGCAGGACGGGGGGAGGGGTGGGTGTCCAGCCAGCAGCGGATCGCCTGGGCCACCCCTTGGTTGTAGGAGATCTTGCTGGTCTTGCTGGTGTCCTTCAGCTTCGCGTACAGCCCGGCGGGCAGGTACGTGGCGAAGGAGGAGCCGTTGCTGGTGTCGACAACTGGGTGGGACTTCAGCTTCATCCAGGCAATAACCCCATCGGCCACCGCGTCCTGGATGTCGACGCCCAACTCGGCTGCTCTCACCTTGAGTTCACGGCGCAGAGGAGTCGGCAGTTTGGCAACTACCTTTTCACGATCTTCGGGGCTGTAAGGCGCAGTCATGGCGCTACCTTAGTAGCGTCAC from Streptomyces sp. NBC_00708 encodes the following:
- a CDS encoding NUDIX domain-containing protein, with translation MSPSTETVPPGLRSWSVDWPSYAPVDITPPELLPENLARHVPDWAEPAPTPAAVTDWPRRQAAALVPFRLDEHGLPLHPHGRTGRTGRNLAAWGENAAADPIVIAGTGPQRHVLLITRDDILAEAIPGGMVDAGETAPEALVRELREETGVDLAGHHPIILSRGVVNDWRNTDRAWVASTSALYQLPTTVTAIGSDDALEANWWPAGSLTQLTTAITAAGRTLYTAHLPLLQRALDHLDATGDHPRPERTPEGSR
- a CDS encoding GGDEF domain-containing protein, yielding MTAALLPRKALRITAMALPLAGWTLHSTVLHHRLTQANRDPLTTAWRREAFTTRAQRLLDRHPGDVALVLADADDFKQINDNYGHSAGDAALAAIGARLTDWAGPRGVVGRLGGDEFAVLTRIEPRHQDLRLEHLTHLMSRPFQHDDGLLPLAVSLGAATPAAVKATDLRTLMRAADAAMYEGKHTGRIVHARPDHAAAPSVNGRRSGRPGTALRGRAA
- a CDS encoding WhiB family transcriptional regulator yields the protein MPGSRSAATQPATPADDRIPFPTSDQPLSCRTDPALFAIEDVDTAEDPRAREKALAHARRACSACPVVTDCLKWALANPDLTPTGVWAATTKRARTRLRNQLAARLGPDWVGVLAERDRRRRERQHAARLAPPAVRDQALARLELELIPTRPEPYEPWCEPMTPARQAQNRAVLQAALTTPVAA
- a CDS encoding Lsr2 family protein, coding for MFADWQQALDAEGLPLNPNTDDQRAAATRTIARHATSNEDLVLLLNMTGLPSDDDNLTALLPLIPDTGDAPAMTHPTSPPAPSARDAAVRHTSGTTAQTSREASGLSDARLRDVILDQPRTHLTPPAAETIDVEQLLAWAASHPAASVRRRAARITADLTDLTGRHHQEAAQREAEAQVAKAKAELEKAQAVLHTLKTGPRATTTPTTSPTSSHRSGLGSGRTREELAAIRKWARANGYKVADAGMVPKTVVEAYDAAHRTPTREES
- a CDS encoding endonuclease VII domain-containing protein, yielding MPYPIGPTPWRVIYKPTERRREPARTHPCALAREGDRCTPSTLAAVNTMVWDHCHTHGFIRGPLCTQHNLRMHRYDTGWPHNAHDPDFIDYARRCAGCSGPW
- a CDS encoding ParB/RepB/Spo0J family partition protein → MSIKDKVGESSSFGRARSRSERGRAKALTEGSIPAYELVRLPLDQVAATPLNPRRNFGSTEEMTRFGEELREAQLAACVAVTRTAYLKLWPDHESQIGSSALYVLVNGERRFRSAVHVGLDKLDFVVRDDLAATREDFVDHLLAENLDREDFDVIERARGVEQLVNICAEDGGERGSRIRAAKRLGKDRSWVTNQLALLTLPAEIQVLLSAGEVSERDGRALARTLKEDPSQGAAQLLDHLSKAKEAAEQRKQEEQRLLAAGREVLAQDRPVETLSADNIPPSAGAEVPAAAPASEEEVEASTDSLLLSADNNKTASTSQDDTTNRSTELETPPPPTIAKSDGVPEPREGQVRPEPSQGVVTGVRFPYDNAVQAAQFLHDRMDDSQFLILVDILNRMADGRRAPAKVTAD
- a CDS encoding ParA family protein produces the protein MTAPYSPEDREKVVAKLPTPLRRELKVRAAELGVDIQDAVADGVIAWMKLKSHPVVDTSNGSSFATYLPAGLYAKLKDTSKTSKISYNQGVAQAIRCWLDTHPSPRPAPLRTTGARRVVFGNQKGGVGKTSVSAGVAQALAETNKRTLLIDFDPQGHLTRQLGYAMLEIGAASLAKHMLDEAEGDLRALLVPIKGGDFEDRLWLLPACKDAFLLDAKLATTRAVRIKETALERVLEALEQDFDYVIVDCPPSLGYTMDTALYYGRTREGEESSQSGIVIPVQAEDTSGDAYDMLEEQIDDLCEDLKIEIQTLGFVVNLYDARNGYIATSSLESWQAMNEPVLGIVPELKEQREAVRRKEPLLAYEPDCEQANVLRSIARRIQG